CATAAGCAGGAAGTGGCATTTTATCATCTGCAATTTGACTAATGATTGACTTTATTTTCATTCGTTTCATGCGGTTCGAAAGATTGCCAAATGCAGATAGGTTTAATTCAGATTTTCCTGCTGAAATATGATTTTGTAATAGCCAACCTATGGGTTGAACATTGCTATACCAAGGGTATCTTGATTGGTTGCTGTGGCAATCGTAACACGATGATTGAATCATATTGCCAATAGCAATTGGTGGTTGGTAGGATTTGATAAAATCAGCATTACTTACTAACTCTGTTTCATTGCGTTGAATGGGGAAGAATTGAATCCCCAACAACACAATAAATAGTACCCCTAAGGCTAATCTATGCCATTTTCTCATTTCATTGAAATGGTCTCCTTTACTGAACCACAAGTAAGCATCTTACTGCCAAATAAAGGGTTTTTGATCTCCTGTGACGCACTTAACCAACTCCCACCATTTCCTTTGTTATACATGGGGCAATATTGCTGGTATAGGGTTCTATCCGTGCCGACTTGTACAAGTAAGTCCATGAAGTCCTTTGTCATGCCTTCAAAATGCTCTCGCTGATGTGCTATTTCACTTTTGGCAATGTGCTCACCATGTTCTTTTAGGACTTCCAATATTTCCTTGATTGCCGCTTGTTTGGTGGCATCAAAAGTGGAAATATCCAGACCTGAAGTAGCTTCGGCAAGTTTTTGACCTGCGTTGGCAGCAGCTTTTGAATCATCTTGAACTAATGCAGTTTTTAAAGCGAGGTAACTGTCTATTAAATCAGTAATAGATTTATTTTCTTCCATACTCATTTCTGAACCTGTGGCCATAGAATGGTCTGCCTCATGCGACATTGCACTGTGATCGTGCTGTTTCGCTGATTCTTCCTGATTGTTTTGGTTTGAATTGCCACAAGCAATTAGCGATAGACTTAAACTAACTGAGAGTATTAAGACAAGCATTGAATTTGATTTTTTCATTTTTTTAGAATTTATAAGTTAAACATTTGAATTATTGATAAGCCAAGAATGGCAAGGAGCACAATACCCCAGATCACTCTTGAAGCCCATTTTTTAAGTTTTGAAGGAGGAGACTGATCTCCCGTTTTACAACACGATTTCATTTGATCGTTTTAGTATTTTCACCACAACTGAGCATAGCCTGGCCGAAGTAAGGATTGAGAATTTCCTCTTTATTGCTCAACCAGTCTGCCCCTTTATTAGAATCAGCCATTGGGCAGTGTTGTAGATATACAGGGGTAGTGATTGGCACAAAGGATTCCGCAATAGCTATCATCGATTTTGAAACTTTAATGAAACTCGCCCTTAGAGCTTTTATATCAGAAAGGTGTTCAAGATGCTGTGCACTCTGTTTCAATACTGATGATTGTTGCATCCAAAGCGTATGGGCATCTCCTTTGAAAAGATTCATGTTCACTTTTGAAAGGGAGCTGTTTATTTCATTTCCTGCTACTTTAGCTTTTTCAAAATCATCATTCACCAGCGCATTTTTCATTTTGAAATAGCTATCAAATAATGGTACTAGTGACTTTTTGGCTTCATCAGATATTGCTGTTTTCTTTGAATTAACTGGCATATTTGTCATTGTCGTATTCTGGTTACCTCCATGATTATGACCAGTCATTGCCACACCACCTTCCGGATTCATCATGCTTGGTTTCCCTGCTAATTGAGCAGCAGCATCTATACTGAATGTACCATTGATTGCAATTTCTTCACCAGATTGTAAACCCGACTCTATCACATAACTTTCTCCTAACTCCGGTCCCAGTGTCACCTCTCGCATCAAGAAACCAATGCCTTGTGCTGAGGTTTGCATCACATAAACTACAGAGCGTTTTCCCGTCCACATAACGGCAGTTTTGGGAACGGTCAAAGATGTATTAGAGGTATTGGTTTTTGACTCAATCGTTCCACTGGCAAACATTTCCGGTTTGAGCAGTAATTCCTTGTTTGCGGTTTCAATTCTGGCTTTCGCTACTCTTGTTTTCGGGTCAATGACAGGGTCGATATAGCTAATCGCTCCATTAAAGGTTTTACCTGGTAAAGATTGGATGGTATATGAAACGGCATCACCTTTATTTATCCAACTCATATCTGACTCATAGACGTCAAAAAGCACCCATACTTTTGACAGGTCTGCAATTTCGTACAAGGCTTCACCTTGTTTAACATAGTCACCAAGATTGACCCTTTTTTGAGTAACATAACCCGAAACATTGGCAAGAATTGGAAACAGTTCAATCGTTTTTTCAGATGCCAATATCTGATCTATCTGCTTGTCTGTGAGCTTCCAGTTTTTCAACTTTTCTTTTGCCGCATTGAACAATGCAGGCTGTGTTTCTTTGATTTTTTTTGCTTCAAACAGTTCTTCTTGTGCGGTGACTAAATCAGGAGAATAGAAGTAAGCTATGATCTGACCTTCTTTAACAAAGTCACCTGTAAAATTCACGGTTAGTTTTTCAACCCTACCTGGTATGTGAGAAGATTGCGTATAAAGCAACCGTTCATCGGCCTGTACTTTTCCTGTTAAACGTAAAGATTTATTAGTGTTGTCCCTTCCAACTTTCATGGTTTGTACCTGAGCGAGCTGCATGGCTATTGGAGACATACTCACCGCCATTGGGTCAACTTCATTGGTTTCGCTTTCCAGCGGAATTAAATCCATTCCGCAAATAGGACAATCACCCGGTTCGTTTTTTCTGATCTGAGGGTGCATGGAGCAAGTCCAAATTGTCTCTTTTGTCTCACCAGCGTTGTGGATGTGTTCATTCTCGGAAGTCTTATCAGTGCCACCGAATATTAACCATCCCAATATCAGACCAATAGCTAGTGTGCTAATGGCGATAATGACTGTTGATCTATTTATATTTTTCATCTTATTTCTTTATTTGACGTTTTAATAATTGTGCATTCAATGCGACTATTACAGTGCTTAGGCTCATCAGTACTGCACCAATAGCAGGGCTAAGGATAATACCAATGCTTGCTAAGGCACCTGCCGCCAATGGAACTGCAAGAATGTTGTATCCGGCTGCCCACCAAAGGTTTTGCATCATTTTTTTATATGTAGCTGAGCCAAAAAGAATAAGGTTTGCAATGTCCTTTGGATTGCTGTTGACCAAAACAATATCAGCTGTTTCTGCTGCAACATCAGTCCCAGAACCTACAGCGATTCCAACATTGGCCTGAGCCAAAGCAGGAGCATCATTGACTCCATCACCAGTCATGGCCACAAATTCTCCTTTCTGTTGAAGCTCTTTGATGATGCGTTGTTTGTCTTCTGGCAAGACTTCAGCAAAGTAATCATCCAGAGAAAGTTGCTCGCTCACTGCTTTTGCAACTTGTTGATTGTCGCCAGTAGCCATGTAAACTTTTATGCCCCTTTCTTTTAAAGTATTAATGGCAGATAAAGACTCTGGTCGCACTTCGTCTGCAAGAGCGATATAGCCAGCTAGAGCGTTATCAATCAATACAAATACTACCGTCTCATCATCAGTTTTAAATGCATCAGAAGGAGCATCAATTCCTTGTTCTTTGAGCATTCCGGGACTTACAATTTTGATTTCCTCCCCGTTTAGCTTTGCACTAATTCCCTTTCCTGTAATATTTTGGAAGTTTTCAGGTTCTTGCAAAGCCAAATCTTTCGATTTTGCTTTGCGGACGATACCTGCTGCTATGGGATGTTCAGAACTGTTTTCGATAGAGGCTGCTATTTGTAACAAATCATCATCTGATAACTGGTCAGATACACTTTTGAAACGTGTTACCCCAAACTCACCTTTGGTTAACGTACCTGTCTTGTCAAAAATGATTGCTGTAATGTTTCGAGCATTTTCAAATGCAGTTCTATTACGAATCAACAATCCGTTTTTAGCGGACACAGCCGTGGAAATCGCCACAACCAGCGGAACAGCCAAGCCCAATGCGTGAGGACAGGAAATGATCATCACAGTAACCATGCGTTCCAGGGCGTATTCAAAATCTTTTCCTATACTTAACCACACTACCAGAGTGGTGACGCCTGCACCCAGAGCTATATAGAATAACCATGCAGCAGCCTTATCCGCCAGATTTTGGGTTTTGGATTTCGTTTCCTGAGCTTCCTTCACCATTCCTATCACCTTAGACAA
This Marinoscillum sp. 108 DNA region includes the following protein-coding sequences:
- a CDS encoding heme-binding domain-containing protein; amino-acid sequence: MRKWHRLALGVLFIVLLGIQFFPIQRNETELVSNADFIKSYQPPIAIGNMIQSSCYDCHSNQSRYPWYSNVQPIGWLLQNHISAGKSELNLSAFGNLSNRMKRMKIKSIISQIADDKMPLPAYVLMHPDAKLDSLKKAQLTNYFDSLVNNFDK
- a CDS encoding DUF3347 domain-containing protein, with protein sequence MKKSNSMLVLILSVSLSLSLIACGNSNQNNQEESAKQHDHSAMSHEADHSMATGSEMSMEENKSITDLIDSYLALKTALVQDDSKAAANAGQKLAEATSGLDISTFDATKQAAIKEILEVLKEHGEHIAKSEIAHQREHFEGMTKDFMDLLVQVGTDRTLYQQYCPMYNKGNGGSWLSASQEIKNPLFGSKMLTCGSVKETISMK
- a CDS encoding efflux RND transporter periplasmic adaptor subunit; its protein translation is MKNINRSTVIIAISTLAIGLILGWLIFGGTDKTSENEHIHNAGETKETIWTCSMHPQIRKNEPGDCPICGMDLIPLESETNEVDPMAVSMSPIAMQLAQVQTMKVGRDNTNKSLRLTGKVQADERLLYTQSSHIPGRVEKLTVNFTGDFVKEGQIIAYFYSPDLVTAQEELFEAKKIKETQPALFNAAKEKLKNWKLTDKQIDQILASEKTIELFPILANVSGYVTQKRVNLGDYVKQGEALYEIADLSKVWVLFDVYESDMSWINKGDAVSYTIQSLPGKTFNGAISYIDPVIDPKTRVAKARIETANKELLLKPEMFASGTIESKTNTSNTSLTVPKTAVMWTGKRSVVYVMQTSAQGIGFLMREVTLGPELGESYVIESGLQSGEEIAINGTFSIDAAAQLAGKPSMMNPEGGVAMTGHNHGGNQNTTMTNMPVNSKKTAISDEAKKSLVPLFDSYFKMKNALVNDDFEKAKVAGNEINSSLSKVNMNLFKGDAHTLWMQQSSVLKQSAQHLEHLSDIKALRASFIKVSKSMIAIAESFVPITTPVYLQHCPMADSNKGADWLSNKEEILNPYFGQAMLSCGENTKTIK
- a CDS encoding copper-translocating P-type ATPase: MEHQHHNHTHENHNHGHDHHNHDHHSGQHQSHGDHHGHHEHMIEDFKKRFWISLIITLPIIVLAPMIQELLGYQLRFNGDRYVQFILSSVIFFYGGWPFLKGLADEIKKKAPGMMTLIALAISVAYFYSSAVVFGLDGKIFFWELASLIVIMLLGHWIEMKSVMGASNALQELAKMMPSTARRIKEGGEHEDVPIADLKSNDIILVRPGEKVPADGIVVEGESHVNESMLTGESKPVAKKKDNQVIGGSVNDNGTLKIKVKHTGEDSYLSKVIGMVKEAQETKSKTQNLADKAAAWLFYIALGAGVTTLVVWLSIGKDFEYALERMVTVMIISCPHALGLAVPLVVAISTAVSAKNGLLIRNRTAFENARNITAIIFDKTGTLTKGEFGVTRFKSVSDQLSDDDLLQIAASIENSSEHPIAAGIVRKAKSKDLALQEPENFQNITGKGISAKLNGEEIKIVSPGMLKEQGIDAPSDAFKTDDETVVFVLIDNALAGYIALADEVRPESLSAINTLKERGIKVYMATGDNQQVAKAVSEQLSLDDYFAEVLPEDKQRIIKELQQKGEFVAMTGDGVNDAPALAQANVGIAVGSGTDVAAETADIVLVNSNPKDIANLILFGSATYKKMMQNLWWAAGYNILAVPLAAGALASIGIILSPAIGAVLMSLSTVIVALNAQLLKRQIKK